In Electrophorus electricus isolate fEleEle1 chromosome 1, fEleEle1.pri, whole genome shotgun sequence, a single window of DNA contains:
- the lins1 gene encoding LOW QUALITY PROTEIN: protein Lines homolog 1 (The sequence of the model RefSeq protein was modified relative to this genomic sequence to represent the inferred CDS: inserted 2 bases in 2 codons; deleted 5 bases in 5 codons): MCSETGRVLTYIFSTTQDRFLSHLTAKCMSSFVVYDISIRRESNPVWTATLVETFKKSGPGYRLDSCLWSSTHVIXGILNGCCLNKQELLMKLLAGFEPSLHSLYSELLSCATSQHTKAAMRAAYSSDLDITVCAFVDLLEALAAARMRTGVCSSIQRLMFLQASALLHLVDSEVEYFVKKRTLLLLKRCLAQRAGEEWALGEGHATLCDAEGWSSDILAMADAVLQAVDSGWLRRVSVKPGASFFGGNRESSADGEGKDAVMLRAVSLILIKCLELKXQHVVTAGASHAFNVQKYVMELLVFLQPQVFQCQKDTHNCSWISLVFHEQDDDMMESAKALTALYLYQKRLDSSDPEACNWGCNPHCHFILLLQSLFFDHTVLLDFLISSETCFLEYCVLYLKHLPENWQEFCNACSRIEYSERRFGSCEVVMEALPLPAVSGASSIPQGTTVTPRLKIDPQFTTTQQPGKEPVFSSFPRLVDYESSEESEEEEQNVLNPQTKSNPEKPVVNRSMRQVKSLSRSVARAEKARTDSTDSLLRKVVLCLTELRRVISRLHTRGLFPYNPSSLLRLLMAVEAKGNL; this comes from the exons ATGTGTTCAGAGACAGGACGTGTCCTAAC GTACATTTTCTCAACTACCCAGGACAGATTCTTGTCCCATTTAACTGCAAAGTGTATGTCATCATTTGTCGTTTATGACATCAGTATTCGT CGTGAGAGCAACCCTGTTTGGACAGCCACTTTGGTcgaaacattt aagaaatcaGGCCCTGGCTATAGATTGGACTCATGCCTGTGGTCATCAACACATGTGA AAGGAATACTCAATGGATGTTGCCTCAATAAACAAG AGCTCTTGATGAAACTTCTTGCTGGTTTTGAACCGTCCCTCCATTCCCTGTATTCAGAGCTGCTCTCTTGCGCCACCTCTCAACACACGAAAGCAGCAATGCGTGCGGCTTATTCCAGTGACCTGGATATcactgtatgtgcatttgtg gaCCTTCTCGAGGCCCTTGCTGCCGCAAGGATGAGA ACTGGTGTCTGCTCCTCCATCCAGAGACTGATGTTCCTTCAGGCCTCGGCACTCCTGCACCTAGTAGACTCGGAGGTGGAGTACTTTGTGAAGAAGCGAACGCTGCTGTTACTGAAGCGATGTCTCGCTCAAAGGGCTGGGGAGGAGTGGGCCTTAGGGGAAGGCCACGCCACCCTCTGTGACGCCGAGGGCTGGAGCAGTGACATTCTCGCAATGGCTGACGCC GTGCTGCAGGCGGTAGATTCTGGTTGGCTCAGGCGAGTGTCCGTCAAGCCA GGGGCGAGTTTCTTTGGTGGGAACAGAGAGAGTTCTGCTGATGGGGAGGGGAAAGATGCTGTGATGTTGAGGGCTGTGAGCCTCATTTTGATCAAGTGTTTGGAGCTCA TGCAGCATGTTGTCACTGCAG GAGCTTCCCATGCTTTTAATGTCCAGAAGTATGTAATGGAGCTTCTGGTCTTCCTGCAACCGCAGGTATTCCAGTgtcaaaaagacacacacaactgctcTTGGATCTCATTGGTGTTCCATGAACAGGATGATGACATGATGGAATCGGCCAAGGCTCTGACTGCCTTGTATCTGTATCAGAAAAG GTTAGATTCCTCAGACCCCGAGGCTTGTAACTGGGGCTGTAATCCACACTGCCACTTCATACTTCTGCTCCAAAGTCTCTTCTTTGACCATACTGTCCTCCTTGACTTCCTCATTTCTTCTGAAACCTGTTTCTTGGAATACTGTGTCCTGTACCTTAAACATTTACCAGAAAACTGGCAAGAATTTTGTAATGCTTGCAGTCGTATTGAATACTCAGAGAGGAGATTTGGAAGCTGTGAGGTGGTGATGGAAGCCCTGCCACTACCTGCAGTGTCTGGAGCTTCATCGATCCCACAAGGAACAACAGTTACACCTCGACTTAAAATCGATCCCCAGTTTACAACTACTCAGCAACCTGGGAAGGAGCCTGTATTCAGTTCTTTTCCACGACTGGTTGATTATGAGAGCTCGGAGGAGTCAGAGGAGGAAGAACAGAATGTTTTGAATCCCCAGACAAAGAGTAACCCAGAGAAACCAGTGGTAAACCGCAGCATGAGACAAGTGAAGAGCCTTTCCCGATCAGTTGCTAGAGCAGAGAAGGCGAGGACTGACTCCACTGACTCTCTTCTTAGAAAGGTTGTGTTGTGCCTTACTGAGTTAAGGAGAGTTATCAGCAGACTTCACACCAGGGGGCTCTTCCCTTACAATCCTAGTTCACTTCTTAGGTTGCTAATGGCTGTTGAGGCCAAGGGTAATTTGTGA